Below is a genomic region from Candidatus Polarisedimenticolia bacterium.
CGATTCGAAGTCCTGGGGCCGCCAGAACGTCTACGATGTCTATACGCTCTATAGCGGCACGGCGCTGGACGGCAGCAAGTACGAGGATTGGTGAGACGATGATGCGGCGAAAGCGGTCGGTCGAACCGGGGGACAAGAGCGCGGCGAAGGGCTTCACGCTTCTGGAGCTTCTCATCGTGGTTGCGCTCATTGCCATCATCACCGCGCTGGCCGTGCCGCAGTTCAAACACACGCCGCAGAAGGCCAAGGAGGCGGTCCTGAAAGAGGACCTCTACACCCTGCGCGACGTCATCGATCAGTACTTCACCGACAAAGGGAAGTATCCCGCCACGCTGGAGGACCTGGTCGAGGCGGGCTACATCCGCAAGGTGCCGGTGGATCCGATCACCGGGTCGTCCGACAGCTGGCAGCTGGAGATGGCGGAGATGGGCGAGGATGAAGGTGAAGATGCCGCGGGCGGCATCTATGACGTCCACAGCGGTGCTTCCGGCACGGCGCTGGACGGAACAAACTATTCAGAGTGGTGATTCGATAGGGGACGCGGTTCCCCGGAAGGGAGTTCCTACCCATATGAGCGATTCCACGGGACGATTTTCGAGACTGTTTCCAGCGGCGGGGGTGATGCTCCTGGCCTTCGCCCTGGCCCTGGGCG
It encodes:
- a CDS encoding prepilin-type N-terminal cleavage/methylation domain-containing protein, which translates into the protein MMRRKRSVEPGDKSAAKGFTLLELLIVVALIAIITALAVPQFKHTPQKAKEAVLKEDLYTLRDVIDQYFTDKGKYPATLEDLVEAGYIRKVPVDPITGSSDSWQLEMAEMGEDEGEDAAGGIYDVHSGASGTALDGTNYSEW